In Lascolabacillus massiliensis, a single genomic region encodes these proteins:
- the lon gene encoding endopeptidase La gives MNPFKTNKFREKEIGDNIISFITGDFIDGSTDIEEKHLKDKLPILPLRNTIVFPGSTLPISVGRKKSLELVKSLGKRQRYIGLVCQKDTNIEDPEIEDLYKLGVVAEVIRVIELADNNFSIIVQAKKRFEWVEMVQTEPFMKATYKLRETTKASEDDKEFKAILDSIRESMMQMLMMLGDPPKELMQTIKSEAFSKMLISYCGTNLPIESREKQELLDIDLEKELAYRLLMILNREAQLLEMKMNIQMKTREDLNQQQKEFFLQQQIKTIQEELGGSTQQIEINEFRKKGKSKKWSADVADIFEKEIQKLERLNPQSPDYSVQYGYIQTILELPWNEYTKDNFNLKNAQKILDRDHFGMDKVKERIIEHLAVLKLKGDLKSPIICLYGPPGVGKTSLGKSIAEALNRKYVRVSLGGLHDEAEIRGHRRTYIGAIPGRIIQNILKAGSSNPVFVLDEVDKIGSDFRGDPSSALLEVLDPEQNTTFHDNYLSIDFDLSKVLFIATANNLNSIPQPLLDRMELINVGGYITEEKIEIAYRHLVPKELANHGIKKGTFVIPKPTLQKIVENYTRESGVRELNKKIAKIMRKIARKIAAEEAYPKSLKVADLHEYLGREEFNRDKYQGNEYAGVVTGLAWTSVGGEILFVESSLSRGKGSKLTLTGNLGDVMKESAMLAMEYIQSHAEELDINPEIFEHYNTHIHVPEGAIPKDGPSAGITMITSLASVYTQRKVRSNLAMTGEITLRGKVLPVGGIREKILAAKRAGITDIILCVENRKDIEEIKEDYLKGLTFHYISDVKEVLDLALLDEKVANPKIFTVTK, from the coding sequence ATGAATCCATTCAAAACAAATAAATTTAGAGAAAAAGAAATAGGAGATAATATTATCTCATTTATTACTGGTGACTTTATAGATGGAAGTACTGATATTGAAGAAAAGCATCTAAAAGACAAACTACCAATACTTCCATTAAGAAATACCATTGTATTTCCTGGAAGTACACTCCCAATATCTGTTGGCAGAAAGAAATCTCTGGAACTGGTTAAATCACTCGGAAAAAGACAACGATATATAGGCTTGGTTTGTCAGAAAGATACAAATATTGAGGATCCGGAGATTGAAGATTTATATAAATTAGGAGTTGTTGCAGAAGTTATCCGTGTAATTGAGCTTGCAGATAATAACTTCAGCATAATTGTCCAAGCAAAAAAGAGGTTTGAATGGGTAGAGATGGTTCAAACTGAACCTTTCATGAAAGCAACATACAAACTAAGAGAGACGACCAAAGCTTCAGAAGACGATAAAGAATTCAAGGCTATCCTTGATTCAATTCGAGAGTCAATGATGCAAATGTTGATGATGCTGGGCGATCCTCCAAAAGAGCTTATGCAAACTATTAAAAGCGAAGCATTCTCTAAAATGCTCATAAGCTACTGTGGAACAAATCTACCAATTGAAAGTCGTGAAAAGCAAGAACTCCTGGATATCGATTTAGAGAAAGAACTTGCATACAGACTTCTGATGATACTCAATCGTGAGGCCCAACTTCTGGAGATGAAGATGAATATCCAGATGAAAACTCGCGAAGATCTTAATCAGCAGCAAAAAGAGTTTTTCCTTCAACAACAGATAAAAACAATTCAAGAAGAGTTAGGTGGTAGTACTCAACAAATTGAGATAAACGAGTTCAGAAAAAAAGGAAAGAGCAAAAAATGGAGTGCCGATGTGGCAGATATTTTTGAAAAGGAGATTCAAAAATTAGAGCGTCTGAACCCTCAGTCACCAGATTACTCTGTACAGTACGGTTATATCCAGACAATACTTGAACTGCCTTGGAATGAATATACGAAAGACAATTTCAATCTGAAAAATGCACAGAAAATTCTTGACAGAGACCACTTTGGCATGGACAAAGTCAAAGAACGCATTATAGAACATTTGGCAGTTCTTAAACTAAAAGGCGATTTAAAATCTCCAATTATCTGTCTTTACGGTCCTCCTGGTGTTGGAAAAACATCTTTGGGAAAATCCATAGCAGAAGCTCTGAATAGGAAATATGTGAGAGTTTCATTAGGAGGACTGCATGATGAAGCAGAAATCAGGGGTCATCGTCGCACTTATATTGGAGCAATACCAGGACGAATTATCCAAAACATATTAAAAGCAGGTTCATCAAATCCTGTTTTCGTACTTGACGAAGTTGATAAAATAGGTTCAGATTTCAGAGGCGACCCGTCCTCTGCACTGCTAGAGGTGTTAGACCCGGAGCAGAACACTACATTTCATGATAACTATCTGTCAATTGACTTTGATCTTTCAAAGGTTTTGTTTATTGCCACAGCAAATAATCTGAATTCAATTCCGCAACCTCTTCTCGATCGTATGGAGCTAATCAATGTTGGTGGATACATAACAGAAGAGAAGATAGAAATTGCATATCGTCATTTAGTTCCTAAAGAGCTGGCAAATCACGGTATCAAAAAAGGCACTTTCGTAATTCCTAAACCAACTCTACAAAAGATCGTAGAAAATTATACTCGAGAATCCGGAGTTCGTGAATTAAATAAAAAAATAGCAAAAATAATGCGCAAGATTGCTCGCAAGATTGCTGCAGAAGAAGCTTACCCCAAATCGCTGAAAGTAGCTGATCTTCATGAATACCTTGGCAGAGAAGAGTTTAATAGAGATAAATATCAAGGTAATGAATATGCTGGTGTTGTTACAGGACTAGCTTGGACATCAGTTGGTGGAGAAATTCTATTTGTAGAAAGCTCTTTGAGTCGTGGCAAAGGCTCTAAACTAACTCTTACAGGAAACTTGGGAGATGTTATGAAAGAGTCTGCTATGCTTGCAATGGAATATATACAATCACATGCAGAAGAGTTGGATATAAATCCTGAAATATTTGAGCATTATAATACACATATACATGTTCCTGAAGGTGCTATACCAAAAGATGGTCCATCAGCCGGGATTACAATGATAACTTCACTTGCATCTGTATATACTCAACGTAAAGTTCGTTCTAACCTGGCAATGACAGGTGAGATAACACTTAGGGGTAAAGTGTTGCCTGTAGGTGGAATCAGAGAAAAAATACTTGCAGCCAAGCGTGCCGGAATAACAGATATTATTCTGTGTGTAGAAAACAGAAAAGATATTGAAGAGATTAAAGAAGATTATCTAAAAGGTCTCACTTTCCACTATATCAGCGATGTAAAAGAAGTCTTAGACTTAGCACTGCTTGATGAGAAAGTAGCTAATCCAAAGATATTTACTGTGACAAAGTAA
- a CDS encoding ExbD/TolR family protein codes for MGKFNKSGKKEVPAMNTSSMPDIVFAVLFFFIITTTLRSETLMVRMKLPTASEVQKLEKKSLVTYINIGPPLDARLGTGTQMQLNDRFAQVADIQNYIAQEKASMNEADQPLMTVSIKADENTRMQYITDVKQALRKAYALKISYSARKGEN; via the coding sequence ATGGGAAAATTTAATAAAAGTGGAAAAAAAGAAGTACCTGCAATGAATACTTCATCTATGCCTGATATAGTTTTCGCAGTTCTCTTTTTCTTCATTATAACTACAACTTTACGTTCTGAAACTTTGATGGTGAGAATGAAACTTCCTACTGCATCAGAAGTACAGAAACTAGAAAAGAAATCTTTAGTGACCTATATTAATATTGGTCCTCCATTAGATGCAAGGCTAGGAACTGGAACACAGATGCAGTTGAATGACAGATTTGCTCAGGTTGCAGATATTCAGAACTATATTGCTCAGGAAAAAGCGAGTATGAATGAAGCTGATCAGCCTTTAATGACTGTTTCAATAAAAGCAGATGAAAATACTCGTATGCAGTATATTACTGATGTAAAACAAGCTTTAAGAAAGGCTTATGCATTAAAAATAAGCTATTCCGCACGAAAAGGCGAGAACTAG
- a CDS encoding TatD family hydrolase, with amino-acid sequence MGIIDTHAHLFSADFDNDLVDIINRAKKVGVEKVLLPNIDETTIEILKKCVAEDSDFLIPMMGLHPTSIKENFRNQLEHIYNELNNSKYCAIGEIGIDLYWDKSLQNEQILAFEEQLKWSAEMDLPVSIHFRDATKEVISSIKRVGETNLRGVFHSFGGNKDELEYILRLKNFMIGVNGVVTFKNSGLKDTLFNCPAERVVMETDSPYLAPVPYRGKRNESSYIRYILRELSEIWKITEEEVSNITSVNAKNIFGLELNS; translated from the coding sequence ATGGGAATTATTGATACACACGCTCATCTGTTTTCTGCAGATTTTGATAATGATTTAGTTGATATTATTAACCGTGCCAAAAAAGTAGGGGTTGAAAAAGTGCTTCTACCCAATATTGATGAAACTACAATTGAGATATTAAAAAAATGTGTCGCTGAAGACTCTGATTTTTTAATACCAATGATGGGACTACATCCGACAAGTATCAAAGAAAATTTTAGAAATCAACTCGAACATATTTATAATGAGCTGAATAACTCTAAATATTGTGCAATAGGAGAGATTGGAATTGATCTTTATTGGGATAAATCACTTCAAAATGAACAAATTTTAGCATTTGAAGAGCAGTTGAAGTGGAGTGCAGAAATGGATTTGCCAGTATCAATCCATTTTAGAGATGCTACAAAAGAAGTGATATCAAGTATCAAGAGAGTAGGAGAGACTAATTTAAGAGGTGTTTTTCATAGTTTTGGAGGCAACAAAGATGAATTAGAGTACATATTACGTTTAAAGAACTTTATGATAGGAGTTAATGGAGTAGTGACATTTAAAAACTCGGGTTTAAAAGATACACTATTTAACTGCCCTGCAGAACGTGTAGTAATGGAAACAGATTCTCCATATCTAGCACCTGTACCTTATAGAGGTAAACGGAATGAGTCATCATATATTAGATATATTCTAAGGGAGTTATCAGAAATATGGAAAATAACAGAAGAAGAGGTGTCAAATATTACTAGTGTTAATGCTAAAAATATATTTGGACTTGAATTAAATAGCTAA
- a CDS encoding biopolymer transporter ExbD, translated as MPKTNRKVPALNASSMADVSFLLLCYFLMVSSMDVDSGLARRLPPPPQNEQEQSSVDVQRRNLLVVLVNSKNEILVQDQQGTVMYANESELQGGSGNIAMKDVVKEFVLNTSNSPDLPQLIEEDFGPPIGTVPVTSNHVISIQNDATTRYSAYIAVQNEVVRAYNELRNEGARRYFGTSYEELTVDQKKQIDDLYPQRISEAEPKNYGGEQ; from the coding sequence ATGCCAAAAACAAATAGAAAAGTTCCGGCTTTAAATGCCAGTTCTATGGCTGACGTTTCTTTCCTGTTACTATGTTACTTTTTGATGGTATCAAGTATGGATGTCGATTCAGGTTTGGCTCGACGTTTACCACCACCACCACAAAATGAACAAGAGCAGTCTTCGGTAGATGTTCAGCGTAGAAATTTGTTAGTTGTTCTGGTAAACTCTAAAAACGAGATTTTAGTCCAGGACCAACAAGGAACTGTAATGTATGCTAACGAAAGTGAATTGCAAGGGGGATCAGGAAATATTGCAATGAAAGATGTGGTTAAAGAATTCGTTTTAAATACTTCAAATAGCCCTGATTTACCTCAGCTAATTGAAGAAGATTTCGGTCCACCTATTGGAACTGTGCCTGTAACCTCAAATCACGTAATATCTATACAGAATGATGCTACTACGAGATACAGTGCATATATAGCTGTTCAAAATGAGGTTGTTAGAGCATATAATGAACTTCGAAATGAAGGAGCCAGAAGATATTTTGGTACTTCATATGAAGAATTGACCGTAGATCAAAAGAAACAGATCGATGATCTATATCCTCAACGTATTTCTGAAGCTGAACCTAAAAATTATGGAGGAGAACAATAG
- a CDS encoding thiol-disulfide oxidoreductase DCC family protein, protein MYHILFFDGECRYCNRWVQWVVDRDKNRCFRFASIQSEFSEKVFRYLNIEIKDFNSIAVLIHTNSGYKILKKSDAVAFIFSVLRPDALLYKIIKVLPRSFSDVGYNCVAAIRKNIPVTECRLYNEEEKKLFLDNSNFTELIFRFGYKK, encoded by the coding sequence ATGTATCATATATTATTTTTTGATGGCGAGTGTCGTTATTGTAACAGATGGGTTCAATGGGTAGTTGACAGGGATAAAAATCGTTGTTTCAGGTTCGCATCAATACAATCTGAATTTTCAGAGAAAGTATTCAGATACTTAAATATAGAAATTAAAGATTTTAATTCAATTGCAGTATTAATACATACAAATTCAGGATATAAAATCCTTAAAAAATCGGATGCAGTTGCTTTTATTTTTTCTGTTTTGAGACCTGATGCATTATTGTACAAAATTATTAAAGTGCTGCCAAGATCATTTTCTGATGTGGGCTACAATTGTGTTGCGGCAATTCGCAAAAATATTCCGGTAACAGAATGCAGACTCTATAATGAGGAAGAAAAAAAATTATTTTTAGATAATAGTAATTTTACTGAACTGATATTTCGTTTTGGTTATAAAAAATAG
- a CDS encoding anaerobic sulfatase-maturation protein → MSTFAPFARPLYVMLKPVGSKCNLNCDYCYYLEKENLYNNRNQVMSENLLERFIKQYIDSQTMPDIMFTWHGGETLMRPISFYKKAIELQKKYANGRNIDNSIQTNGTLLNDDWCKFFKENNFLVGISIDGPKDFHDEYRRDKMGRPSFHRVMKGIELLKKHGVEFNCMAVVNDYNVDYPLEFYNFFKDIDCKYIQFTPIVERLRIQEPTENISLLKLATAKEDDHEAELAPFTVNADKWGDFLCSIFDEWVKEDVGKIFVQIFDSTLANWVGENPGVCTMAKTCGHAGVMEFNGDVYSCDHFVFPEYKLGNIYDDTLTSMMYSNKQQTFGNDKFDKLPQQCRECDVLFACYGECPKNRFIKDKYGNKGLNYLCKGYYKFFKHVMPYMDYMKNELLAQRPPANIITWIKENNPKT, encoded by the coding sequence ATGTCAACATTTGCTCCTTTTGCCAGACCACTTTATGTAATGCTGAAGCCAGTAGGCTCCAAGTGTAATTTAAATTGTGATTATTGCTATTATCTTGAAAAAGAGAATCTTTATAATAATAGAAATCAAGTAATGAGTGAAAATTTACTAGAACGGTTCATTAAGCAATATATTGATTCTCAAACAATGCCGGATATTATGTTTACATGGCATGGAGGAGAAACATTGATGAGGCCAATATCATTTTATAAAAAGGCTATAGAATTACAAAAAAAATATGCGAATGGAAGAAATATAGATAATTCAATACAAACAAATGGTACTCTCCTAAACGATGATTGGTGCAAATTTTTCAAAGAAAACAATTTTTTAGTTGGTATATCTATTGATGGGCCAAAGGATTTTCATGATGAATATAGACGAGATAAAATGGGACGCCCTTCTTTTCATAGGGTTATGAAAGGTATTGAATTGCTAAAAAAACATGGAGTTGAGTTCAATTGTATGGCTGTAGTAAATGATTACAATGTAGATTATCCACTTGAATTCTATAACTTTTTTAAAGATATTGATTGTAAATATATTCAATTCACACCAATTGTAGAGCGACTTAGAATACAAGAACCTACTGAAAATATTTCTCTATTAAAACTTGCTACTGCAAAAGAGGATGACCACGAAGCTGAATTAGCTCCTTTTACTGTGAATGCAGATAAATGGGGCGATTTTCTTTGTTCAATCTTTGATGAATGGGTAAAGGAAGATGTTGGAAAAATATTTGTACAGATATTTGACTCTACTTTAGCTAATTGGGTTGGAGAAAACCCTGGAGTATGTACAATGGCAAAAACATGCGGTCATGCAGGAGTTATGGAATTTAATGGTGATGTATATTCATGCGATCATTTTGTTTTCCCTGAATATAAATTGGGTAATATTTATGATGATACTCTAACTTCCATGATGTATTCAAATAAACAACAAACATTCGGAAATGATAAGTTTGATAAATTACCTCAACAATGTCGTGAATGTGATGTGCTTTTTGCCTGTTACGGCGAGTGTCCTAAAAACAGATTTATAAAAGATAAATATGGAAATAAAGGGTTAAACTATTTATGTAAAGGATATTATAAATTCTTTAAACATGTTATGCCGTATATGGATTATATGAAAAATGAGTTGCTTGCCCAACGACCACCTGCAAATATAATAACTTGGATAAAAGAAAATAATCCTAAAACTTAA
- a CDS encoding polyprenyl synthetase family protein yields the protein MHKVALLREKIDRELSMVMKSVQPESLFEPPRYVFSLGGKRIRPVLTLMAVELFNKNIDIALNAALAIEIFHNFSLLHDDLMDNADIRRGNPTVHKKWNANTAILSGDAMVIEAYKYIAKVPTQHLSEVLDLFSDTAMDICVGQQYDMDFEKRNDVKEAEYLEMILKKTAVLIGCSLKMGAILSDADKSDAEALYQFGINLGLAFQLKDDLLDVYGDPKRFGKNIGGDIISNKKTYLLIKALRNSNPGQRDELDKWITIKEFDPNEKIEAVKKIYDELNLKVISENLIEKYYLASLENLSSVSVSSDRKRELIELSENLMYRDS from the coding sequence ATTCATAAAGTAGCTTTACTAAGAGAAAAGATAGATAGAGAACTCTCAATGGTTATGAAAAGTGTTCAACCGGAATCACTTTTCGAACCGCCAAGATATGTCTTTTCATTAGGTGGTAAACGAATAAGGCCGGTGTTGACATTGATGGCAGTTGAGTTATTTAATAAGAATATTGATATAGCTCTGAATGCTGCTTTGGCTATTGAAATATTTCATAATTTCTCGCTTCTGCATGATGATCTTATGGATAATGCTGACATAAGAAGAGGAAATCCAACAGTTCATAAAAAATGGAATGCTAATACTGCTATTTTATCAGGAGATGCAATGGTAATTGAAGCATATAAGTATATTGCAAAAGTACCAACTCAACACTTGTCAGAAGTATTAGATTTGTTTTCAGACACAGCTATGGATATCTGTGTAGGTCAACAATATGATATGGATTTTGAAAAACGCAATGACGTGAAAGAAGCAGAGTATTTAGAGATGATACTTAAAAAGACTGCTGTACTTATAGGATGTTCCTTAAAAATGGGAGCAATCTTATCCGATGCAGATAAAAGCGATGCAGAGGCACTTTATCAGTTTGGAATAAATCTCGGACTCGCTTTTCAGCTCAAAGATGATCTGTTAGATGTATATGGCGATCCAAAAAGATTTGGTAAAAATATTGGAGGGGATATAATAAGCAATAAAAAGACATATTTACTTATTAAAGCATTAAGAAACTCAAATCCGGGTCAACGAGATGAACTAGATAAATGGATTACAATTAAAGAATTTGATCCAAATGAGAAGATAGAGGCTGTTAAAAAAATATACGATGAATTAAATCTGAAAGTAATATCAGAAAATCTAATAGAAAAGTATTATCTTGCATCTTTGGAAAACCTGTCTTCTGTAAGTGTGTCAAGTGACCGCAAAAGAGAATTAATTGAACTTTCAGAAAACTTAATGTACAGAGACAGTTAG
- a CDS encoding energy transducer TonB: MDKDEVKKSPKANLEKHRSTFILIGLVFAVAVLFFAFEWTSATEKVDEAIIVQDILAEEEIEITRRDAEPPPPPPPPIEETPEIIQVVEEEVQTKFEIQVEDDQSQRQMQTYVPPPPPQPKQEEVTEEIFVVVEEQPEYPGGNAAMMQFLSDNIRYPVIAQENGIQGRVICNFVVERDGSITDVQVVRGVDPSLDREAVRVIQQMPRWKPGKQRGQAVRVRFTLPVVFRLQN, from the coding sequence ATGGACAAAGATGAAGTAAAAAAATCACCGAAGGCGAATTTGGAAAAGCATAGGAGTACATTTATCCTTATTGGATTGGTATTTGCTGTAGCAGTTCTTTTCTTCGCTTTTGAATGGACTTCAGCAACAGAGAAAGTCGACGAGGCCATTATTGTTCAAGATATTTTGGCCGAGGAAGAAATTGAAATTACCCGTCGTGATGCTGAACCTCCACCACCACCGCCACCACCAATTGAGGAAACACCAGAAATTATCCAGGTTGTTGAAGAGGAAGTACAAACTAAATTTGAAATTCAAGTTGAGGATGATCAATCACAACGACAAATGCAAACATATGTACCACCTCCACCACCACAGCCAAAACAAGAAGAGGTAACTGAAGAAATCTTTGTGGTTGTAGAGGAACAACCTGAATACCCCGGTGGAAACGCTGCTATGATGCAATTTCTTAGTGATAATATAAGATACCCGGTTATTGCTCAAGAAAATGGTATTCAAGGTAGAGTTATTTGTAACTTTGTGGTAGAAAGAGATGGTAGTATTACAGACGTTCAAGTAGTAAGAGGAGTAGATCCTTCACTAGACAGAGAAGCTGTTCGTGTAATACAACAGATGCCACGCTGGAAACCAGGAAAACAGAGAGGACAGGCAGTACGTGTTCGTTTCACACTTCCCGTTGTTTTCAGACTACAGAATTAA
- a CDS encoding DoxX family protein, whose product MNNKKNLLNIGWLILRVGLGITIFLHGLPKITGGPDTWTMVGSTMSNFGIDSGHTFWGFIAAISETVGGLLFALGLFFRPAAIMLAGTMLVALITHLFNGDNFMGYGHALDLLIVFAGSIFIGAGKYSVDAKLFPKIA is encoded by the coding sequence ATGAACAACAAAAAGAATTTATTAAATATCGGGTGGTTAATTCTAAGAGTAGGATTAGGTATAACAATATTCCTACATGGTCTGCCAAAAATAACGGGTGGTCCTGATACATGGACAATGGTAGGTAGTACAATGTCAAATTTTGGAATTGATTCAGGTCATACATTCTGGGGTTTTATAGCTGCAATTTCTGAAACTGTAGGAGGATTGTTATTTGCACTTGGATTATTTTTTAGGCCAGCAGCTATAATGTTAGCAGGAACAATGTTAGTAGCTTTAATCACACATCTTTTTAATGGAGATAATTTTATGGGTTATGGTCATGCTTTAGATCTATTAATTGTATTTGCAGGATCAATATTTATAGGTGCAGGTAAATACTCTGTAGATGCGAAATTATTCCCTAAAATAGCATAA
- a CDS encoding MotA/TolQ/ExbB proton channel family protein, with product MKKLFAILAIFGMMSVGLSSVLFAQETTPEEQTEQVATSQAQVQEVTGGMHQALKTKFIEGGAGFMSAIAICLILGLAFSLERIIYLSLADVDPDAFLNKVGDTLDRGDVEAAKDIARNTRGPIASIVYQGLLRLDQGPEEVERSIVSYGGVQSGLLERNLSWITLFIGIAPSLGFLGTVIGMVIAFDNIQRAGDMSPTIVAGGMKVALITTVGGLIVAIILQIIYNYILSKMEGILNKMEDASITFLDQVIKYNVKYKNL from the coding sequence ATGAAAAAGTTATTTGCAATTTTAGCAATCTTCGGAATGATGTCTGTAGGATTGTCTTCGGTTCTTTTCGCACAAGAAACCACTCCTGAAGAACAAACAGAACAAGTAGCCACATCTCAGGCTCAAGTTCAAGAGGTTACCGGTGGTATGCACCAAGCACTAAAAACTAAATTTATTGAAGGTGGTGCTGGTTTTATGAGTGCAATCGCTATCTGTTTGATACTTGGTCTGGCTTTCAGTTTAGAAAGAATTATTTACCTAAGTTTAGCTGACGTTGATCCAGACGCATTCCTAAATAAAGTAGGTGATACATTAGACAGAGGTGATGTTGAAGCAGCAAAAGACATAGCTAGAAATACTAGAGGACCAATTGCTTCAATTGTTTACCAGGGTCTATTAAGACTAGATCAGGGACCTGAAGAAGTAGAGAGATCAATTGTATCATACGGAGGTGTACAATCAGGATTACTTGAGAGAAATCTTTCTTGGATTACTTTGTTTATCGGTATCGCTCCTTCACTTGGATTCTTGGGTACAGTAATTGGTATGGTTATTGCTTTTGATAACATCCAAAGAGCTGGTGATATGAGTCCAACAATTGTTGCCGGAGGTATGAAAGTGGCTCTTATTACTACTGTAGGTGGTTTGATCGTTGCTATTATCCTTCAGATTATTTACAACTATATCCTATCTAAAATGGAAGGTATTCTTAATAAAATGGAAGACGCTTCAATCACATTCCTAGATCAGGTTATAAAATATAACGTTAAATACAAAAATTTGTAA
- the hpt gene encoding hypoxanthine phosphoribosyltransferase, producing the protein MKEVIVINDKQFELLIEQEVIENEIKRVAERINKELKDKRPLFIAVLNGAFMFAGELMKQVNILSEITFVRLASYHGTTSTNDVKTVLGLNESIKGRSVVIVEDIVDSGNTMVSLLEELGKYEPEEIRIATLLYKPAAMKQKLNLDYVALEIPNDFIVGYGLDYNGYGRNLKDIYKVV; encoded by the coding sequence GTGAAAGAAGTAATCGTAATCAATGATAAACAGTTTGAGCTTCTGATTGAACAGGAGGTGATTGAGAATGAGATAAAACGAGTGGCCGAAAGGATAAACAAAGAACTTAAAGATAAAAGGCCATTATTTATTGCAGTATTAAACGGTGCCTTTATGTTTGCCGGGGAACTCATGAAGCAGGTAAACATTTTGAGTGAGATTACGTTTGTAAGGTTAGCTTCCTATCATGGGACAACTTCGACTAACGATGTAAAGACTGTATTGGGGCTTAATGAAAGTATCAAAGGCCGGTCTGTAGTAATTGTGGAAGATATTGTTGATAGTGGAAATACTATGGTGTCTTTACTTGAAGAACTAGGGAAATACGAGCCTGAAGAGATACGAATTGCAACTCTTCTTTATAAACCTGCTGCAATGAAACAAAAACTAAATCTTGATTATGTGGCATTGGAAATTCCAAACGATTTTATCGTAGGTTACGGTTTGGATTATAATGGATACGGAAGAAACCTTAAAGATATATACAAAGTAGTCTAA